One window of Haemorhous mexicanus isolate bHaeMex1 chromosome 16, bHaeMex1.pri, whole genome shotgun sequence genomic DNA carries:
- the LOC132334497 gene encoding serine/threonine-protein kinase pim-1-like: protein PRASRRSLASARLWPYWRWRCWAGISAWGSGGIAALCLRLSRPRPRPRLLPGPAEDTRGAAAPAASAAASPARAPPLGSAAAGPEPPVSRSQERTPGDGPPGAGEGRSGAVAGPGPSADSRVPPAGKAQEALQGRYRLGSLLGRGGFGSVFAATRLSDGAPVAIKRVPRNRVRYWGELPDGTSAPLEIVLLDKVSTGFPGVVQLLEWLELPNKIVMVLERPEQCQDLRHFIRARRFLSEEVARGLFRQVLEAVRHCTSCGVLHRDIKPENILVDLAAGQAKLIDFGCGTYLQDTGYTHFAGTPSYSPPEWNHYGWYHGGAATIWSLGILLHQMVCGEHPFRTGCNICWGQLSLPQGLSQECKDLIRWCLSVHFLDRPTLEDLFCDPWVQDIPLP, encoded by the exons ccccgggcGTCCCGCCGCAGTCTCGCCTCCGCCCGGCTCTGGCCGTACTGGcggtggcgctgctgggcgggcatcagtgcctggggctCGGGCGGCATCGCCGCCCTTTGTCTCCGCCTG TCTCGACCCCGACCCCGGCCCCGGCTCCTCCCGGGGCCCGCGGAGGACACAcgcggcgcggccgctcccgccgcctccgctgcggcttccccggcccgagctccgccgctcggcagcgcggccgccggccccgagcctCCCGTGTCGCGTTCCCAAGAGCGAACGCCCGGGGATGGCCCGCCCGGGGCGGGtgaggggcgctcgggggccgTAGCTggccccgggccgagcgctgACAGCCGCGTCCCGCCCGCAGGGAAGGCgcaggaggccctgcagggGCGGTACCGGCTGGGTTCGCtgctggggcgcggcggcttcggcagcgtcttcgcggccacgcggctctcggacggcgccccg gtggccatcaaaagggTGCCACGAAACCGTGTCCGGTActggggcgagctg cccgacGGCACCAGCGCACCGCTGGAGATCGTGCTGCTGGACAAGGTGTCCACCGGCTTCCCCGGtgtggtgcagctgctggagtggctcgAGCTCCCCAACAAAATTGTGATGGTGCTGGAGCGgccagagcagtgtcaggaCCTGCGGCATTTCATTCGGGCACGGCGGTTCCTGTCCGAGGAGGTGGCGCGGGGgctgttccgccaggtgctggaggccgtgcggcactgcaccagctgcggggtcctgcacagggacatcaaaccagagaacatcctggttgACCTGGCCGCCGGGCAGGCCAAACtgattgactttggctgtggcacctacctgcaAGACACAGGCTACACgcactttgcag GAACACCATCATACAGCCCCCCAGAATGGAACCACTATGGCTGGTACCACGGCGGGGCAGCAAcgatctggtccctgggcatcctgctgcaccagatggtctGCGGGGAGCACCCTTTCAGGACGGGCTGCAACatctgctggggccagctctcactgccacaagggctctctCAAG AGTGCAAAGATCTGATCAGGTGGTGTTTATCCGTGCACTTCTTGGACAGACCCACATTAGAAGACCTGTTCTGTGATCCTTGGGTGCAGGATATTCCTCTGCcatag